The following proteins are encoded in a genomic region of Hymenobacter siberiensis:
- a CDS encoding peptide deformylase, whose protein sequence is MKTLADMVLLGDPRLYEVCAPVTEADLPQVAGWVADLHNVMQEVRAKYHFGRGIAAPQLGVMKRLVYLHLDGRPIVLLNPALTDLSPELFEMWDDCMCFPNLLVRVQRHVSLTVTYRDEHWQPQRWEVQGDIAELLQHECDHLDGVLCTMRAMDAQSFRWRP, encoded by the coding sequence ATGAAAACCCTCGCCGACATGGTGCTGCTGGGCGACCCGCGCCTCTACGAAGTGTGCGCCCCCGTGACCGAAGCCGACCTGCCCCAGGTAGCCGGCTGGGTGGCCGACCTGCACAACGTGATGCAGGAAGTGCGCGCCAAATACCACTTCGGCCGGGGCATTGCCGCTCCACAGCTTGGCGTGATGAAGCGCCTGGTGTACCTGCACCTCGACGGCCGTCCCATCGTGCTGCTCAACCCAGCGCTGACCGACCTGAGCCCGGAGCTATTCGAGATGTGGGACGACTGCATGTGCTTTCCCAACCTGTTGGTGCGGGTGCAGCGGCACGTGTCCCTCACCGTGACGTACCGCGACGAGCACTGGCAGCCCCAGCGCTGGGAAGTGCAGGGTGACATCGCCGAACTGCTCCAGCACGAATGCGACCACCTCGATGGGGTATTGTGCACC